The Antechinus flavipes isolate AdamAnt ecotype Samford, QLD, Australia chromosome 5, AdamAnt_v2, whole genome shotgun sequence DNA segment CTATTATTTAAgggggaatgattatagcctggggttttggggcagagcaactgaggtagacctttatctcagtaaatattaagagggaaaggttataacctgaggcagaataactaaatagggcaattggagaaactgggtcacgacattaaaagaaactgggtcacgatattaaaagggaactttggtacaACAGCCTCTCCTTGCCTCTGGCATGAGAGGGTCTGGAAAGCAAACAGCAATGTCTCTTTTGACTCTGAAGTTGACTAAATAAACGCTGGTTGCCTGGTGGGTTGTATGTTTGTGGTGGATTACCAAAGAAATAGAAGGGGTTTGGAGCCATTAATTACCTTCAGTAGGAAGAGGGACAACACCTGTGTCTTAATTGCAGGACCCCCCTCACCCCCAATGAAGTGAGAATTTCCTCTGTAAGTAGTGGCAAGAGTGGACTGAGAGGAACTATCACCAGAAAACTGGGGGGCACAAGccttttagaaaataaagaagactAATGCACAGGGACAGTGTTTCTCTTCTGCTTGAAGCATTCCTTGCAGGGGCTGACTTTTTAaaacaattgctttttttttttttaggcaccGAGGCTCCTTGGTCATCTCATCTCCCATACCTAGATCCAGTATTTCCTTAACCTCTGGGGAGGGCAGCCCTCTGGCCTCCCCCAGCAGTCCTTCTCCTACAGATTCTTCTCCCAGAAGTCTGTCTCCTGCAAGCCCCCCTCCCAGAAGTCCCTCTCCTGTGATACCCATTGCCACAAGCCCTTCTTCCACCAACACCTCCCTCCTTTgcttgaagaaggaaagagaatcagtctttgaagaagaaaaggcTCCAGACGTGGAGCTCGCCCAGAAGGAAGATTTCCCTGAATTCCAGGAGGACCCCTTTGATGAAGAGAAGACAGGGGACAAGGATCACCCCAGTGTTGAGGAAAAGTTTGTGCCTCCCTGCAATGGTCCGGCTGGGTCCCGACCCTCTTCTGTGGCTGAAGATGAGCCGCAAGCCGGAGGCCCCCCTCCTGACCTGGCCCCTGTCTCCACGGGAGTCCCACCTTCTCCCAAGGATAAAGAATCAGGCCCAAGGGAGAGAGCACCCAATTTCCAATCTGTGATGGTAGCTGGTGAGGCATCTCCTCCCGAGCTCCAGGGCCCGGGGCCCTGCCCTGATCCCAAACCAGCTGAGCCACCCGGTGCTGGCACACCTGGCCTCAGCTCAGGGGACAGCAACGCCAGAAGCTTGGAGCAGCGCTTCCCTGCGCCACCCGTCAGGCAGGTGAGAGGGGCACGTCAGTCATAAGGAGGGAGGAACTTAGAAGGGAATGAGCATCGGCTAGTGTCGGCTGCGCCCCGAGCACCTCACCCCCATGCTGGGGACGAGGTGCTGTGCTGGCCCCCTTTTACAGTTCGGGAATGGAGGCAGACAGGTGCagtgactgcccagggtcacacagtggtAAGAGTCTGACCACAACATTCCATGCACCCATCCACCCAGCTGCCATTATCATTATCGTCATCATCTAGTGGCATTTATACAGAGCTTTAAGGCATATAAAGCCTTATACATATGCTACCCCAGTGGCTTCTCAAAATGATCCTGAAAAGGAGATGCTatgattgtccccattttacagatgaggacactaagGCTCTTCTGGTCATCTTCAAAATTTTTAAGagctgtcatgtgaaagaaaaaattagatttattctttACAGCAGGATTAGGACCATGTATGTGGCAGGAAAAGTTTGTGGTTCAATCTGAGAGGTTTCTTTTATTGAATCTGACAATTTTCATCATCCAAAAATATCCAATTTAACACTTGGAGCCCTCCCAAAATAGAACTGGCTCTGAGATTCTCATCCCAGGAAGTGTTCAAGAACTGCTAGCCATTTGACAATCAGTTCAATCTGATGTGCCTTTATTAAAGGCCCTttaatgtgtcaggcactgtgctcagtgcTGGGACTGCAAAGATAAAgatgtcctcaaagagcttataattctttatatatataattttaaaaaattattattatagctttttattgacaaaacgtatgcatgggtaatttttcaacattgacccttgcaaaaacttctgttccaacttttcccctccttccctccaccccctcccctaggtgacagatagtcccatacatcttaaatatgttaaagtatatgttaaatacaatatatgtatacatatttatacagttgtcttgctacacaagaaaaatcagatttagaaataaggtaaaaataacctgggaagaaaaacaaaaatgcagtcaaacaataacagaaagagtataaatgttatgttgtgttccacactcatttcccagtgttcttttgctgagtgtagctggttctgttcattactgatcaattggaactgatttggatcctctcatcgTTGAAaggagccacttccatcagaactaatcctcatatagtattgttgttgaaatgtataatgatctcctagttctgctcatttcactcagcatcagttcatgtaagtctcttcaggcctttctgaaatcatcctgatggtcatttcttacagaacaataatattccataacattcatataccacaatttacccaatcattctccaattgatgggcatccattcattttccagtttctagccactacaaacagggctgccacaaacattcttgcacatacatgtccctttccctttagtatctctttgggatttaagcccagtagtagcactgctggatcaaagggtatacacagtttgataactttttgagcatagttccaaactgctctccagaatggctggatgtgttcacaattccaccaacaatgtgtcagtgtcccagttttcccacaccccctccaacatttgtcattatcttttcctgtcattttagccaatctaacaggtatgtagtgatatctcagagttgtcttaatttgcttttttctgatcaataatggtttggaacatcttttcatatggatagaaatagtttcaattttatcatctgaaaattgttcatatcctttgactttatcaattggagaatggcttgatttcttataaatttgagtcagttctctatatattttggaaatgaggcccttatcagaacttttaactgtaaaaatgttttttagtttattgcttgccttccaatcttgtctgcattagttttgtttgtacaaaagctttttaacttgacataatcaaaattttctattttgtgatcaataatgctctctagttcttctttggtcacaaattacttcctcctccacggatctgagaggtaaactatcctatattcttctaatttatttataatcttattttttatgcctagatcatgaacctattttgattttatcttggtgtactgtgttaagtgtgggtcaatgcctagtttctgcgagactagtttccaattttctgagcagtttttgtcaaatagtaaattcttatcccaaaaggtggggtctttgggtttgtcaaacactagattgctatggttattgactattttgttctgtgaacctaacctattccattgatcaactgctctatttcttagccagtaccaaatgattttgatgaccactgctttagaatatagttttagaacAGGTGCAATTAGGCctccttcatttgcttttcttttcattaattctctttaaattcttaatcttttgttcttccaaatgaattttgttgttattttttctaggtcagtaaaatagtttcttgagagtctgattgatatagcgctaaataaatagattagtttaggggagtattgtcatccttattatatttgctcgacctatccaagagcacttaatatttttccagttggttagatctgactttatttgtgtggaaagtgttttgtagttttagaGCTTATAATTCTAAAAGGAAATATAGACAGGTGGGAAACACAGCTGTTGATCAACTCACATAATTTGAAGATTGCAGAGGATCTCCATGACCCCCACCAGGTATCCCCACTATATATGTCTCATCCCCTTGTCTCTGCTTAAAGACTTCTGAGGAGGAAGAACCCTGAGGGAGCCCAGCCCACTCATGGACAGTGCTACCTGTAAGGAACCTCCATTCACTTTTTGTAGCCTCCATCTATAGTTCCTGCCTCTCCTTCTGGGGCAAAGAAGGACATATCCAATTAGTGCCAGCCCTTTAGACACTGGccccctaagtcttctctttttctggctAAACACGTCTGTCCCTTCAATCATAGACAACATAGCTTCAGACCAGGTCACCTCTGAATGTTCTTCAACTTGGAATGTTCAGATTAAGTTGTGATGCCCAGGATTGAACTGCACCCTTGAAGCAGCCCTGGATCATATGAAATTGGAGCCGCACATCCCCTTTCTGTGCCCTATGGAGCTTGCCATCCCCCCACCTCATACTTGGGAAGTCCATTGTTTTGTTCCCAAActaatttcctctttgagatctttttggatcttgGTGGTGTCATCTCATTGGTTTCTCACTAACTAACTACCTCAGTTTGTCCCTCTACAAGATGGAGGCATTGAACTAAATGGTTTAGAAAATACCTTGACACTGTAATAGTCTGTGATTTCTGTGTTTTGCAGGTTTCTTATGAACTTGGTACAAAAGAAGAGGTAAATAGTGAGGAAAGCAAGAACTTAGACCAGAGCAAGAAGCGGGATTCAGACATTTCCCTTCAGGTACTTCTCCCCATCACTCAGATATTTCCCCTACTGTTTCACCTGAAGAGTCACTCAACAGTCAATCAACacacacttattaagcatttacagtATGCCAGACATTGCTAAGACCCAGGGAGCACAAACAAAGGCAGATACACAGGATGTCACCTTCCAATAGGGGAGataaatggcccttctcaccaAGGCCTTAGAATCCCCTCCCTTCCTATCTTCTCCAGGAGATTGTCCCCTCTGCCATCCCACTCTCTAATCTTTAATCCCTCCCTATTTCTGGCTTCTTCCTCACAATTTACAaacattccaattttcccctatCCTTAAAATATCCTCACTTGCTCTGATTAAACCCTCTTACATTTTCCTGCTCAATTGCTTCCCTcctacttcctctcctctcactgCCCTCATCATCacaaattgctctctccaaagtttctTGTGATGTCCTGAGAGCCAAATGCCTCTTCTCGGTCTTCCTCCTCCTTGACTTGGATGCAGCCTGCAATGTGGCTCTTCAGCCTCCCTTCCTGTGTGATTGCCTTTCCTGACTGATCACAGTTAAAATAGCAGCTAGAGAATAGAGAATCTTGCTTAGAGTCACCTAGCTAGTCAGTGTTAGACTGGGGCTTGGAACTCCAATTATCTTCtccacatcacaactttcccTGTTACCCTTTGATtgccataagaaattaaataggaattttgtggaagctgcagatgacacagaaaaagcttAATGCACAAAATCTGTTTGGTATTGTATCATATCAATCCAAATTTCATAATGTACCCGTACATTACCCACCCGTACAACACccgtaaaagaaaaagaaaaaaaatcaagacttttCCTCTGGTACAAAAGAAGGGCTAAACAAATTTTACCTGGATTTTCCAGAACACAGGGCATGGCACCCCCCAGCACAGGGATGTGGATGGGATAAGTGTACAACCTTTTGACTTACAAGACCAGAACAACAGGTACTCCCAGGGCAGGCTTCTTAATTTTCTCCACTAGTAGCCCTTTCACTTGAAAAATTTTTAGGTGACCCCAGATATACAGGTGTATAAAACAGGTGGACAAATCAAAcctttgctgataataaatcataattctatGTGGTCATAGCATGATCATAGCGTGGAGTTACATGACCCCACATGGGATCACacgccacagtttaagaagcccttTCATAGACTGCCAGGGGACAGACAGCCCCCTGGTTTTAAATGAAGTGAACTGAAAAGGTCCAGTAATCGGACTCTGTCCGCCTCTTCTCATGGGCTGTCTGATGAACTCCGggccctcatctgcaaaatggaggacAACAGAGTGAGATCCAGGATTCCTTGTGTCTCCAAGGACACGAACATATGAGTGCTGTGCTGTAAAGATGGTTGTCCAGTCCACGGTCTTAGAAACACACAGAGGGTGCCTTGGGGatctctgagtttcagttctGTTTTGCT contains these protein-coding regions:
- the BIN2 gene encoding bridging integrator 2 isoform X1 codes for the protein MAERSGSGAGLLAKQMQKKFSRAQEKVLQKLGKIAETKDERFEQAAQNFYQQQTEGQKLYKDLKHFLDAVKVMHDSSMRLSQTLQEIYSSEWEGYRDLKVIAVNNNLLWEDYEEKLADQVVRTMENYIYQFSEVKERISKRGRKLVDYDSARHHLEAVQNAKKKDEAKILKAEEEFQKAQTVFEDLNRELREELPILYSSRIGCYVTIFQNISNLRDVFYKEMSKLNHDLYEVMSKLEKQYSSKVFVVKGVSKHRGSLVISSPIPRSSISLTSGEGSPLASPSSPSPTDSSPRSLSPASPPPRSPSPVIPIATSPSSTNTSLLCLKKERESVFEEEKAPDVELAQKEDFPEFQEDPFDEEKTGDKDHPSVEEKFVPPCNGPAGSRPSSVAEDEPQAGGPPPDLAPVSTGVPPSPKDKESGPRERAPNFQSVMVAGEASPPELQGPGPCPDPKPAEPPGAGTPGLSSGDSNARSLEQRFPAPPVRQVSYELGTKEEVNSEESKNLDQSKKRDSDISLQVKECPNEEEN
- the BIN2 gene encoding bridging integrator 2 isoform X2, with protein sequence MAERSGSGAGLLAKQMQKKFSRAQEKVLQKLGKIAETKDERFEQAAQNFYQQQNNNLLWEDYEEKLADQVVRTMENYIYQFSEVKERISKRGRKLVDYDSARHHLEAVQNAKKKDEAKILKAEEEFQKAQTVFEDLNRELREELPILYSSRIGCYVTIFQNISNLRDVFYKEMSKLNHDLYEVMSKLEKQYSSKVFVVKGVSKHRGSLVISSPIPRSSISLTSGEGSPLASPSSPSPTDSSPRSLSPASPPPRSPSPVIPIATSPSSTNTSLLCLKKERESVFEEEKAPDVELAQKEDFPEFQEDPFDEEKTGDKDHPSVEEKFVPPCNGPAGSRPSSVAEDEPQAGGPPPDLAPVSTGVPPSPKDKESGPRERAPNFQSVMVAGEASPPELQGPGPCPDPKPAEPPGAGTPGLSSGDSNARSLEQRFPAPPVRQVSYELGTKEEVNSEESKNLDQSKKRDSDISLQVKECPNEEEN